The Exiguobacterium sp. FSL W8-0210 genome has a window encoding:
- a CDS encoding DNRLRE domain-containing protein, translated as MNIKKLFSGLIASTLLISSVPSSLVFANSNQDDPKEKEVSLNQAITTDGMDEIEAARTAFTKTFKDNQGKLYKEIYAEPVHAKTKDTFEEIDNTVSTDPSDKDILATENTSLVAEFPKNLQHDTGFTFKKGPHQVEFELTGASKQGQKINPNLLSKTSLENNKVQYTDVYPDVDLRHITFNEEVKEDWIIKKYTGINQFSYTLRTKLKPVLQQDGSIDFLEKTGDSEAVFTLPAPEMMDSNINEGKGEGTYSKQLRYLLEENTNGTYSLILDIDKEWLASSDRKYPIYVDPSVSIDALGDAYISSKAPTTNFNEKWDPVQGEYVLQTGYYDSTSGTNYAFIKFSVANELKGAVIDSASLQAYVTHAYYATQKNGLWVDEANSKWAINEVNWNNKPSSTKISSTLVGRDEWAKLDVKSTLQAWVSEERPNTGFKLHTNGNGQTYWKKITASESANKPKLVISYHYDQMPTPTMSAQLDNATAKTGSVNVNWKSVFGASSYKLQMFDGYRYETVYTGSGLSWTSKDKKIFPKAPFTSSSRYKLDGTGTELPVDPSAFYSANLGSATTAKAYKFRVIPVYPTGDGPSSTIISKEIPVPAGEPDLPTVTTGTYSEADTINKGRGWLNVKWNKVANATGYKVRIWNGSVYKNYTVGKDTTSISTKGKKIWPTDDQIKAGVTDLYDVNFDDATSIAKGAELPIDPSATYGSSSSRYSVRVIATSAAGDSPSSDVNYGYMKLYAPKNVSITANDDNLVQNKTSLTMKWSPSVGANYYEVQLNNGTSIEKYKVKGTTSFTTPKTAYELGKTYTANVVAFFDDDDTAYESEEGKVSGQRGLSNLSGTAKNSINLHEDLIGIEDFYSYDETEFGNATSYVNVTTGNMALQFTDESLISKSKLDYDFTRTYNSRSFKSSSLGLGWTFIGNESLEEVTGGDVHYSDEDGTIHIFKNINGKLISPKGTYQELQKENNRYKLKTKEGLIKYFEEDQLLKKYVLSSYEDELQNKLNFIRNEKKQLIEVYETRENSSAPEDKIKIEYENNRVSQVKHGDHWTKFYYLNDLLVKTVIGSEKTTRTITEEFQYNTNKELQKYIDPKNSETIFEYNVNKLIFSSKPKDEINPFVMKSYNFDSSHNEFSVTDESDNETTYKRDSNGNNYVVIEKVSPGEESDEKTLFQYDDQYNVIKKTSSNGINETKSYDSKGNVLNITTSEGTISNVYDENNNIIKSTDINGEVVNNVYTDSLLTKSKIKDEETNYSYDVFGRITKVEYPNGTTEKTEYDDTKNKVSLTDNQLNTTSVIYSIHGETLKEIDAENHENSYEYDPLHPHLIVSVENKLGQKTSYQYDDNKNLKVVTDALGRSKTYTYDKNDHLISVKMPTIEINYEYGINGDIEKILWPSKKETSYSYTVDGQIEYVNNGKDSFKYIYDGNGNIIKVLKNNLLLKNYLFSEQENLLQTYSFDAFNQNYNYDDVERVKEVSSSIGKEFTVSQSNSFKEESDDLNQVRYTIDNVIHDYKIDTNSLNVSSTVTLNEDLLKLETESYGLNLIKSLKYTSKKQKPLYIEYQYTKSGNISKENMNGKITSFEYNLNDQLIKEVLQDRTNSYMYDAVGNRLSANLGNKENNYVYNNLNQITKKNDIPYLYDLDGNLVKDEKYQYNYDEQQNLIKVQSLDGKLSAEYTYDEDGQRISKVVGNKTHQYFYNDNLLSIEVIKVGSDISQYRYYEWNESTPLGMITKTKTDTGTFSTNSYQFLTNYRGDVLSIRDELDNEVGSYQYDAYGNILSIQGKIAEENPIRYAGYYFDDESQNYYLLARYYNPENGVFLALDPKAGSIDSPESQNQYNYTDNDPVNHIDADGEARLRMAFTAGKWLAKKAGSGIKWAWKKVAKSPNKIAKPIANLKSKKISHILAKKHDWDKVVKNDNDWKSIAKVMSKVLSKGKESAYKDSKDVRKRVLKIGKHKVTVIFIRINGKIVVSNGWVNK; from the coding sequence GTGAATATTAAAAAGCTTTTTAGCGGACTAATTGCCTCTACTTTACTGATTAGTTCGGTTCCTTCAAGCTTAGTGTTTGCAAATTCAAATCAAGATGATCCTAAAGAAAAAGAGGTTTCATTGAATCAAGCTATCACTACTGACGGAATGGACGAAATTGAAGCAGCACGCACAGCATTTACTAAAACATTCAAAGATAACCAAGGGAAACTGTATAAAGAAATTTATGCAGAACCAGTACATGCTAAAACTAAGGATACATTTGAAGAAATCGATAACACCGTATCGACAGATCCTTCCGATAAAGACATTCTTGCAACGGAAAATACGTCGCTTGTAGCCGAGTTCCCTAAGAACCTACAACACGATACCGGATTTACATTTAAAAAAGGACCTCACCAAGTCGAATTCGAATTGACGGGTGCCTCCAAACAAGGACAAAAAATAAACCCTAATTTATTAAGTAAAACTTCATTAGAAAATAATAAGGTTCAATATACCGATGTGTATCCTGATGTCGATCTTCGTCATATCACGTTTAACGAAGAGGTTAAAGAAGACTGGATCATTAAAAAATACACAGGAATTAATCAGTTTTCTTACACACTGCGTACAAAGTTAAAGCCTGTGCTACAACAAGACGGGTCCATCGATTTTCTTGAAAAAACAGGTGACTCTGAAGCAGTATTTACTCTTCCTGCCCCTGAAATGATGGACTCGAATATTAATGAAGGAAAAGGCGAAGGAACATATTCTAAACAATTACGTTATCTTCTTGAAGAAAACACGAATGGTACTTATAGCCTGATCTTAGATATTGACAAAGAATGGTTAGCTTCAAGTGATCGGAAATATCCAATCTACGTTGACCCTTCTGTGTCTATTGATGCTTTAGGTGATGCCTATATTTCGAGTAAGGCACCAACAACAAACTTCAATGAAAAATGGGATCCTGTTCAAGGTGAATATGTACTGCAGACAGGATACTACGATAGTACATCTGGGACGAACTACGCTTTCATCAAATTCAGTGTAGCAAACGAACTCAAAGGTGCTGTTATTGACTCCGCTTCTCTTCAAGCCTACGTTACGCATGCTTATTATGCGACACAGAAGAATGGACTATGGGTCGATGAAGCCAATAGTAAATGGGCAATTAATGAAGTCAACTGGAACAACAAACCGTCTTCAACTAAAATTTCTTCTACGTTAGTTGGTCGAGACGAATGGGCAAAGCTTGACGTTAAGAGTACGTTACAGGCATGGGTATCCGAAGAACGACCAAATACGGGCTTTAAGTTGCATACAAATGGTAACGGACAAACGTATTGGAAAAAGATTACGGCATCGGAAAGTGCAAATAAGCCGAAGTTAGTCATTTCTTACCACTATGATCAAATGCCAACACCGACGATGTCAGCTCAATTAGACAATGCTACTGCTAAAACAGGATCCGTCAACGTGAATTGGAAATCTGTTTTTGGTGCTTCTTCATACAAACTCCAAATGTTTGATGGGTACCGATATGAGACGGTTTACACAGGTAGCGGACTTAGTTGGACATCGAAGGATAAAAAGATCTTCCCAAAAGCACCCTTCACTTCTTCGTCTCGTTATAAACTCGATGGTACAGGTACCGAACTACCAGTTGATCCGTCAGCATTTTACTCAGCTAATTTAGGGAGTGCAACGACAGCGAAGGCTTATAAATTCCGCGTTATCCCTGTTTACCCGACGGGAGACGGCCCATCTTCAACTATTATCTCGAAAGAGATTCCTGTCCCAGCTGGAGAACCAGATTTACCAACGGTAACTACAGGAACGTATAGTGAAGCAGACACAATCAATAAAGGTCGAGGCTGGCTAAACGTTAAATGGAACAAAGTAGCTAACGCGACAGGTTATAAAGTTCGAATTTGGAACGGTTCCGTGTATAAAAATTATACTGTAGGAAAAGATACGACTTCGATCAGTACGAAAGGCAAAAAAATCTGGCCAACAGATGATCAGATTAAAGCGGGCGTTACAGATTTGTATGACGTGAACTTTGATGATGCTACAAGCATCGCTAAAGGTGCTGAACTTCCAATCGATCCAAGTGCTACGTATGGAAGTAGTTCAAGTCGTTATAGTGTACGTGTCATCGCAACGTCAGCTGCGGGTGACTCTCCTTCATCAGATGTTAACTACGGATATATGAAACTATATGCTCCGAAAAATGTAAGCATCACAGCAAACGACGATAATCTTGTTCAAAATAAAACGAGTTTAACGATGAAATGGTCGCCATCAGTCGGTGCAAATTATTATGAAGTTCAATTGAATAATGGCACGTCGATTGAAAAGTACAAAGTCAAAGGAACAACGTCCTTTACGACACCTAAAACAGCATATGAGTTAGGTAAAACGTATACAGCCAATGTAGTAGCCTTTTTCGATGACGATGATACGGCTTATGAATCAGAAGAAGGAAAAGTATCTGGTCAGCGTGGTCTGAGTAACCTTTCAGGAACTGCTAAAAATTCTATTAACCTTCATGAAGATTTAATAGGTATCGAGGACTTCTATTCATACGATGAAACTGAATTTGGTAATGCAACTTCTTATGTTAATGTAACAACTGGCAATATGGCATTACAATTTACAGACGAATCACTTATTTCAAAAAGTAAATTAGATTATGATTTTACAAGAACATATAATTCTCGTTCCTTTAAATCATCTTCTCTAGGATTAGGTTGGACATTTATTGGAAATGAAAGTTTGGAAGAAGTGACTGGAGGCGACGTTCATTATTCAGATGAAGATGGAACAATTCATATATTTAAAAATATTAATGGAAAGTTAATATCTCCAAAAGGTACGTATCAAGAACTACAAAAAGAAAACAATCGATATAAATTGAAAACTAAAGAAGGTCTTATCAAATATTTTGAAGAAGATCAGTTATTAAAAAAATATGTATTATCCTCATACGAGGATGAATTACAGAATAAACTTAATTTTATTAGAAATGAAAAGAAACAATTAATTGAGGTCTATGAAACTCGTGAAAATTCTAGTGCACCTGAGGATAAAATAAAGATTGAATACGAGAATAATCGAGTTAGTCAAGTGAAGCATGGTGATCATTGGACTAAGTTTTACTATTTAAATGATTTACTTGTTAAAACTGTAATTGGAAGTGAAAAAACGACTCGTACAATTACTGAAGAATTTCAATACAATACAAATAAAGAACTTCAGAAATACATTGACCCTAAAAACAGTGAAACAATTTTTGAGTACAATGTTAACAAGTTAATTTTTTCATCAAAACCAAAAGATGAAATTAATCCTTTTGTCATGAAGAGTTATAATTTTGACTCATCTCATAACGAATTCTCTGTAACAGATGAAAGTGATAATGAAACAACTTATAAGAGAGATAGTAATGGAAACAATTATGTAGTCATTGAAAAAGTTTCGCCAGGAGAAGAAAGTGATGAGAAAACACTATTTCAATACGATGATCAATACAATGTCATAAAGAAAACGTCTTCCAATGGAATAAATGAAACAAAGTCATATGATAGTAAGGGTAATGTTTTAAACATTACTACAAGTGAAGGTACTATTTCTAACGTTTATGATGAAAATAACAATATTATAAAATCGACTGACATTAATGGAGAAGTTGTGAATAATGTATACACTGACTCTCTGTTAACAAAATCTAAGATTAAAGATGAAGAAACTAATTATTCATATGATGTTTTTGGCAGAATAACTAAAGTAGAATATCCAAATGGAACGACTGAAAAAACTGAATATGATGATACTAAAAATAAAGTAAGTTTGACAGATAACCAACTGAATACTACTTCCGTCATTTACTCAATTCATGGTGAAACACTAAAAGAAATAGATGCTGAAAATCATGAAAATTCTTATGAATATGATCCATTACATCCACATCTTATAGTATCGGTTGAAAATAAATTGGGTCAAAAAACATCTTATCAATACGATGACAATAAAAACTTGAAAGTCGTTACAGATGCGTTAGGTCGTTCAAAGACTTACACATATGATAAGAATGATCACCTAATTTCAGTTAAGATGCCAACTATTGAAATAAACTACGAATACGGAATAAACGGTGATATTGAAAAAATATTATGGCCCTCTAAAAAAGAAACCAGCTATTCTTATACAGTTGATGGACAAATTGAATATGTAAATAATGGTAAAGATTCATTTAAGTACATCTATGATGGAAACGGAAATATTATAAAAGTTTTAAAAAATAATTTGTTATTAAAAAATTATTTATTCTCTGAACAGGAAAACTTATTACAAACATATTCATTTGATGCTTTTAATCAAAATTATAATTACGACGATGTTGAACGTGTTAAAGAAGTAAGTTCATCTATTGGAAAAGAATTTACCGTTTCTCAAAGCAACTCTTTTAAAGAGGAAAGTGATGATTTAAACCAAGTTCGATACACAATTGATAATGTCATACATGATTATAAAATTGATACAAACTCTTTAAATGTAAGTTCTACTGTAACTTTAAATGAAGATTTATTGAAATTAGAGACGGAATCCTATGGATTAAATTTAATTAAATCGTTAAAGTATACTTCGAAAAAACAGAAACCATTGTATATAGAATATCAATATACAAAAAGCGGTAACATCTCTAAAGAAAATATGAATGGTAAAATTACTTCTTTTGAGTACAATCTAAATGATCAATTAATAAAAGAAGTATTACAAGATCGTACCAATTCTTATATGTATGACGCTGTTGGAAATAGACTATCTGCAAATTTAGGAAATAAAGAGAATAACTATGTCTATAATAATTTAAATCAAATTACTAAAAAGAATGATATTCCCTATTTATATGATTTAGATGGAAATTTAGTCAAAGATGAAAAGTACCAATATAATTATGATGAACAACAAAATTTAATTAAGGTGCAATCTTTAGATGGTAAATTGTCTGCAGAATATACGTATGATGAAGATGGACAACGAATTTCTAAAGTAGTTGGCAATAAGACTCATCAGTATTTTTATAACGATAATTTATTATCAATTGAAGTTATAAAAGTGGGAAGTGATATTTCACAGTATCGTTATTATGAGTGGAACGAGTCTACACCTCTTGGTATGATTACTAAAACAAAAACTGACACTGGTACGTTCTCTACAAATTCTTATCAATTTTTAACAAACTATCGTGGAGATGTTTTAAGTATTCGTGATGAACTGGATAATGAAGTAGGATCATATCAGTACGATGCTTACGGGAATATCTTATCTATTCAAGGAAAAATTGCTGAAGAGAATCCGATTCGTTACGCTGGTTACTATTTCGATGACGAATCTCAAAATTATTATTTGCTGGCTCGTTATTATAATCCTGAGAATGGCGTATTCTTGGCATTAGATCCTAAAGCAGGATCTATTGATTCTCCTGAATCACAAAACCAATACAATTACACAGACAATGATCCAGTCAATCATATTGATGCAGATGGTGAAGCTAGACTAAGAATGGCATTCACTGCAGGGAAATGGTTAGCGAAAAAAGCAGGTTCAGGTATTAAATGGGCGTGGAAAAAAGTAGCGAAGTCACCTAATAAAATCGCTAAACCTATTGCTAATTTAAAAAGTAAAAAAATATCGCACATTTTGGCAAAAAAACACGATTGGGATAAAGTTGTTAAGAATGATAATGATTGGAAATCTATAGCTAAAGTAATGTCTAAAGTGCTCTCTAAAGGGAAGGAAAGTGCTTACAAAGACAGTAAAGATGTTAGAAAAAGAGTGTTGAAAATTGGTAAGCATAAAGTAACTGTAATATTTATTAGAATTAACGGGAAAATTGTAGTATCGAACGGATGGGTGAATAAATAA
- a CDS encoding IS256 family transposase: MTQFTTDIMQALVKKEDISEVFRKHLETAVNTLLQTELTAFLDYEKYDRIGFNSGNSRNGVYTRTLHTEYGDLNLSIPRDRNGEFNQQTVAPYKRSNDTLESFVIHMFQKGVTMSEISDLIEKMYGHHYTPQTISNMTKAMSEQVEAFKSRPLDKRYACVYLDATYISLKRDTVSKEAVYIAVGIREDGSKEVLAYTVAPTESAFVWEEVLLDLKERGVEEVLLFISDGLKGITDRIFAVFPDAKYQACCVHLSRNISHKVRVADRPEICEDFKSVYRAESRKLGEEALKAFVEKWKTAYPKVTRSLESNPFIFTFYDFPKSIWRSIYSTNLIESFNKKVKKYSKRKEQFPNEDSLDRFLVSQFEIYNQNFSTRCHIGFDQARAELVEMFKQA, translated from the coding sequence ATGACTCAGTTTACAACAGATATCATGCAAGCTCTAGTAAAAAAAGAAGACATCTCCGAAGTTTTCCGCAAGCATCTGGAGACAGCGGTCAATACGCTCCTTCAGACCGAACTCACAGCTTTCCTGGATTACGAAAAATATGACCGCATCGGCTTCAACTCCGGCAATTCCCGGAATGGCGTCTACACGCGGACACTCCATACGGAGTACGGGGATTTAAACCTGTCGATTCCACGTGACCGGAACGGCGAATTCAACCAACAGACGGTCGCTCCATACAAGCGCTCAAACGATACGCTGGAATCTTTCGTCATTCACATGTTCCAGAAAGGCGTCACGATGTCCGAGATCTCGGATCTGATTGAGAAGATGTACGGCCATCACTACACCCCGCAAACGATTTCCAATATGACGAAAGCGATGAGTGAACAGGTCGAAGCGTTTAAATCTCGTCCGTTGGATAAGCGCTATGCCTGTGTCTATCTGGATGCGACTTACATTTCCCTCAAGCGCGACACCGTCTCCAAGGAAGCCGTCTATATCGCAGTTGGCATCCGGGAGGATGGCTCGAAAGAAGTCCTGGCTTATACAGTGGCGCCCACGGAATCCGCGTTCGTTTGGGAAGAAGTCCTATTGGACTTAAAGGAGCGCGGTGTCGAAGAGGTGCTTCTGTTTATCTCCGACGGCTTGAAAGGCATCACCGATCGCATCTTTGCGGTTTTTCCGGATGCCAAGTATCAAGCGTGCTGCGTCCATCTGTCGCGCAACATCTCCCACAAAGTCCGTGTCGCTGACCGGCCAGAAATCTGTGAAGACTTCAAATCGGTGTACCGGGCGGAAAGCCGGAAACTGGGCGAAGAGGCACTGAAAGCCTTTGTCGAGAAATGGAAAACCGCCTATCCGAAAGTGACAAGATCATTGGAATCCAATCCCTTTATTTTCACCTTCTACGACTTCCCAAAATCGATTTGGCGAAGCATCTATTCGACAAACCTCATCGAGTCGTTCAATAAGAAAGTGAAGAAATACAGCAAGCGCAAGGAGCAATTCCCGAACGAAGATTCCTTGGACCGCTTCCTGGTTTCCCAATTCGAAATCTATAATCAGAACTTCTCCACCCGTTGCCATATCGGATTCGATCAAGCTCGTGCAGAGCTGGTTGAGATGTTCAAACAGGCTTAA
- a CDS encoding helix-turn-helix transcriptional regulator encodes MYRFGEWLRRERLEHGWSQVELAEKTYGEVSQAAISAYERNRSLPSILDVQILATACEQTLGSIPWDEFDLRMEKKRNWSNLKQERFDLAELPLADSVRTFDGKTYQLHGRIAIEQESKETQEISQLYYRIRTVVGENQVIAKRKHPNDELIHVSRRRLVHQ; translated from the coding sequence ATGTACCGATTCGGAGAATGGTTGCGACGTGAACGTCTGGAACATGGATGGAGTCAGGTAGAGTTAGCTGAAAAGACATACGGAGAAGTATCACAGGCAGCCATCAGCGCTTATGAGCGGAATCGTTCACTTCCTTCTATCCTGGATGTCCAAATCCTTGCGACAGCCTGTGAACAGACATTAGGATCTATTCCTTGGGATGAGTTTGACTTAAGGATGGAGAAGAAGAGAAATTGGTCCAACCTAAAGCAAGAACGTTTCGATCTAGCAGAACTGCCACTTGCGGATTCCGTCCGCACGTTTGACGGTAAGACCTATCAGCTGCACGGACGAATTGCGATCGAACAAGAGAGTAAAGAGACGCAAGAAATTTCGCAACTCTATTACCGAATCCGTACGGTCGTCGGAGAGAATCAAGTGATTGCAAAAAGAAAGCATCCGAACGATGAACTGATTCACGTATCACGCCGCAGACTAGTTCACCAGTAA
- a CDS encoding TrbC/VirB2 family protein codes for MGLNETGLSLLNFFQGLAVISAAIAFVVAGYYFIFGGDRGRSKAVGWLIGGAVGLIIITGAVTLAEMVNDNIKF; via the coding sequence ATGGGATTGAATGAGACAGGGCTTAGTTTATTAAATTTCTTTCAAGGACTCGCCGTCATTTCGGCAGCGATTGCTTTCGTAGTTGCTGGTTATTACTTCATTTTCGGGGGAGATCGTGGACGATCGAAGGCAGTCGGTTGGCTCATCGGTGGTGCCGTTGGTCTGATCATCATCACGGGCGCCGTCACGCTGGCTGAAATGGTCAATGACAACATCAAATTCTAA
- a CDS encoding VirD4-like conjugal transfer protein, CD1115 family, producing the protein MRRSKRSKDKRLHFFNESVVTEIMMNFSLRSLVTSAWLWRCLVFLIALPIILFLVLNVAFQFLQQTVQNLFQDGKLTTGSPLQYDPNWWTTLAWSTSFALALFGVCFLLGGFLLLKYWLNFRDLKAAQKGSARFTTFQELKQHYRDVPDRKESYSGSGGVPVGRYRDRLYIDDSAVNNLVIGTTRSGKGETFVFSTIDLYSRAERQASLIINDPKGELFAASKETLEARGYQVEVLNLMNPSQSMSYNLLQLTIDAYLDENYSLAQQYSRSVAYMLYHDPKAKDPFWSNSSTDLCTALILGLCEQAKHEPEKITMYNVALMLSDLGSRMVTDDMGQEQSALDAFFASFPENHPARMQYATLHFSSGQTRASILANTNAKLGIFTLDATARLTAQNSLEMKLIGFNRWIRGRALPLSRLTFYFPSGKQLALTTDDDGSFVLHHEENLEVDTDITVESEGQQYTVSLSGWRDETDGVFDWTTDAPFDIREIRQHPCPVAVFLIVPDYDPTLNVIASLYVKQVYTSLARVASQATSGRCERQVIFLLDEFGNMPAIEGMANIITVCLGRNIRFNLVIQSYAQLENFYGEDWKTIDGNCGNTHYLLTADESTAELISKKLGEQTIVTKSRSGQTFSLSKSKTESVDGRRLLTATEVMGLKEGEMLIIRVIKRQDKQQKRIQSYPLFLTGRTAMKYRYEYLADDFNTDRSINDLVIPCAHAHLDLNTLRIPFHLGASVASKTVETDKETLDATEWRVCDVLQPKILRSIFETTEYDTLPIDLFEQGILDKTIPVTDNQRHFLKTIISKRLEKLRHGV; encoded by the coding sequence ATGCGTCGCTCGAAGCGAAGCAAAGACAAGCGTCTTCACTTCTTTAATGAAAGTGTGGTGACTGAAATAATGATGAACTTCTCACTTCGTTCTCTTGTTACATCCGCTTGGCTGTGGCGATGTCTTGTCTTTTTGATCGCTTTACCCATTATATTGTTCTTAGTACTCAACGTGGCGTTTCAGTTCCTGCAGCAGACAGTCCAAAACCTCTTCCAGGATGGGAAGTTAACGACCGGATCCCCGCTACAATACGATCCGAATTGGTGGACGACGCTGGCTTGGTCGACCTCCTTCGCTCTCGCTTTGTTCGGAGTCTGCTTCCTACTCGGAGGGTTTCTCTTATTGAAGTATTGGCTCAACTTCCGCGATCTCAAGGCAGCTCAAAAGGGCAGTGCCCGCTTCACGACGTTCCAAGAGCTGAAACAGCATTATCGGGACGTGCCGGATCGTAAGGAGTCTTATAGTGGATCTGGCGGTGTTCCGGTCGGGCGCTATCGTGATCGCCTCTACATCGACGATAGTGCCGTCAACAATCTCGTCATCGGGACGACCCGTTCCGGGAAGGGCGAGACGTTCGTCTTCTCGACGATCGATCTCTACAGTCGTGCCGAACGCCAAGCGAGCCTGATCATCAATGATCCGAAGGGTGAACTATTCGCCGCCTCCAAAGAGACACTCGAAGCACGCGGCTATCAGGTCGAGGTCCTGAACCTGATGAACCCGTCGCAATCGATGTCCTATAACCTGTTGCAGCTGACGATCGACGCCTATTTGGACGAAAACTACTCTCTCGCCCAACAATATTCCCGTTCGGTCGCCTACATGCTTTACCATGACCCGAAGGCAAAGGATCCGTTCTGGAGCAACTCCTCGACAGACCTCTGTACCGCCCTGATTCTCGGATTATGCGAACAAGCAAAACATGAACCGGAGAAGATCACGATGTATAACGTCGCTTTGATGTTATCCGATCTCGGATCGCGGATGGTCACGGATGACATGGGACAGGAACAATCGGCACTCGACGCCTTCTTCGCATCGTTTCCGGAGAATCACCCGGCACGTATGCAATACGCGACGCTTCACTTCTCCAGTGGTCAGACGCGCGCGAGTATCCTCGCCAATACGAATGCCAAGCTTGGGATCTTTACGCTTGATGCGACGGCACGTTTAACAGCACAGAACTCACTCGAGATGAAACTGATCGGTTTCAACCGTTGGATTCGCGGACGTGCGCTTCCCTTGTCACGGTTGACGTTCTACTTTCCAAGTGGGAAACAACTCGCCTTGACGACGGACGACGACGGGAGTTTTGTACTCCATCACGAAGAAAACCTCGAAGTGGATACCGATATCACCGTAGAAAGTGAAGGACAGCAGTACACTGTGTCACTCTCAGGTTGGAGAGACGAGACGGACGGTGTCTTCGACTGGACAACGGATGCCCCGTTCGACATACGGGAGATTCGTCAGCATCCGTGCCCCGTCGCCGTGTTCCTGATCGTTCCGGATTACGATCCGACGCTAAACGTCATCGCCTCGCTGTACGTCAAACAAGTCTATACCTCCCTCGCTCGCGTCGCCTCGCAAGCGACGAGCGGACGTTGTGAACGCCAGGTCATCTTCCTGCTCGACGAATTTGGGAACATGCCAGCGATCGAAGGGATGGCGAACATCATTACCGTCTGTCTCGGTCGGAACATCCGCTTCAACCTCGTCATCCAGTCCTATGCCCAACTCGAGAACTTTTACGGAGAGGATTGGAAAACAATTGACGGAAACTGCGGGAACACCCACTACCTACTGACAGCAGATGAGTCGACGGCAGAATTGATTTCGAAGAAGCTCGGGGAGCAGACGATCGTCACGAAGTCTCGTTCGGGACAGACGTTCTCGCTCTCAAAGTCGAAGACGGAGAGTGTCGATGGTCGGCGCTTGCTGACGGCAACCGAAGTGATGGGACTGAAGGAAGGCGAGATGTTGATCATCCGCGTCATCAAGCGGCAAGACAAACAACAGAAACGAATCCAGTCCTATCCCCTCTTCCTGACCGGACGGACGGCAATGAAATACCGCTATGAATACTTGGCAGACGACTTTAACACGGATCGTTCCATCAATGATCTCGTCATTCCCTGCGCGCATGCCCATCTCGACCTGAATACGCTTCGTATCCCGTTCCATCTCGGCGCCTCAGTTGCATCGAAAACGGTTGAGACGGATAAGGAGACGCTTGACGCAACAGAATGGCGCGTTTGTGATGTTCTGCAGCCGAAAATCCTACGCTCGATCTTCGAGACGACAGAATACGATACGTTACCGATTGATCTGTTCGAACAAGGCATCCTAGATAAGACAATACCTGTGACCGACAACCAGCGCCATTTCTTGAAGACGATCATCAGCAAACGACTCGAGAAACTTCGTCATGGCGTCTAA